A window from Canis lupus familiaris isolate Mischka breed German Shepherd chromosome 18, alternate assembly UU_Cfam_GSD_1.0, whole genome shotgun sequence encodes these proteins:
- the DEAF1 gene encoding deformed epidermal autoregulatory factor 1 homolog isoform X1 yields the protein MEDSDSAAKQLGLAEAAAVAAAAAVAAAAAAAAGGEAEEPVLSRDEDSEEDGDSEAERETRRVTAVAVMAAEPGHMDMGAEALPGPDEAAAAAAFAEVTTVTVANVGASADNVFTTSVANAASLSGHVLSGRTALQIGDSLNTEKATLIVVHTDGSIVETSGLKGPAAPLTPGPQCPASPAAPGQDRGGTKYNWDPSVYDSELPVRCRNISGTLFKSRLGSGGRGRCIKQGENWYSPTEFEAMAGRASSKDWKRSIRYAGRPLQCLIQDGILNPHAASCTCAACCDDMTLSGPVRLFVPYKRRKKENELPTTPVKKEPPKNITLLPATAATAFTVTPSGQITTSGALTFDRASTVEATAVISESPAQGDVFAGATVQEAGVQPPCRVGHPEPHYPGYQDSCQIAPFPEAALPTSHPKIVLTSLPALAVPPSTPTKAVSPAVVNGLEMSEQRSWLYLEEMVNSLLSTAQQLKTLFEQAKQASSYREAAVAQARVQADTERKELPAHSSEVGSRVWRLGSWSIGTRRFPTAACRCSTERVLAPLAFRVAFRSLMASSLRRGPTPTWRSSAWPRRWSASQLQCARVEVEAGVRRPRGFVV from the exons ATGGAGGACTCGGACTCGGCCGCCAAGCAGCTGGGCCTGGCCgaggcggcggcggtggcggccgCGGCCGctgtggcggcggcggccgcggccgcgGCGGGAGGCGAGGCGGAGGAGCCGGTGCTCAGCAGGGACGAGGACTCGGAGGAGGACGGAGACTCCGAGGCAGAGCGCGAGACGCGGCGGGTGACGGCCGTGGCGGTGATGGCCGCCGAGCCCGGGCACATGGACATGGGCGCCGAGGCCCTGCCCGGCCCCGACGAGGCCGCCGCGGCCGCAGCCTTCGCAG AGGTGACCACTGTGACCGTGGCCAACGTGGGTGCCTCCGCAGACAATGTCTTCACCACGTCCGTGGCGAACGCCGCCTCCCTCTCGGGACACGTTCTG TCTGGCAGGACGGCACTGCAGATCGGGGACAGCCTAAACACCGAGAAGGCCACGCTGATTGTGGTGCACACGGATGGGAGCATCGTGGAGACGTCAGGGCTGAAGGGGCCGGCCGCTCCTCTCACCCCAG GCCCTCAGTGCCCTGCGAGTCCTGCAGCTCCCGGCCAGGACAGAGGCGGGACCAAGTATAACTGGGACCCGTCGGTGTATGACAGCGAGCTGCCCGTGCGCTGCCGCAACATCAGCGGGACCCTGTTCAAGAGCAGGCTGGGCTCAG GAGGCCGGGGCCGGTGCATCAAGCAGGGCGAGAACTGGTACAGCCCCACGGAGTTCGAAGCCATGGCAGGACGAGCCAGCAGCAAAGACTGGAAAAGGAGCATCCGCTATGCGGGCAGGCCGCTGCAGTGCCTCATTCAG GACGGGATCCTAAACCCTCATGCTGCCTCTTGCACCTGTGCCGCATGCTGTGACGACATGACCTTG AGTGGTCCGGTCAGGCTCTTTGTCCCCTACAAAAGGCGCAAGAAGGAGAACGAGCTGCCCACAACCCCCGTGAAGAAGGAGCCCCCCAAGAACATCACGCTGCTTCCCGCCACGGCTGCCACTGCCT TCACCGTGACCCCCTCAGGACAGATCACTACCTCGGGCGCGCTGACCTTTGACCGGGCATCCACAGTGGAGGCTACCGCCGTCATCTCTGAGAGCCCAGCCCAGGGCGACGTCTTCGCGGGAGCCACGG TGCAAGAGGCAGGTGTGCAGCCCCCGTGCAGGGTCGGCCATCCGGAGCCCCACTACCCCGGCTACCAGGACAGCTGTCAGATCGCGCCGTTTCCAGAAGCTGCGTTGCCAACGTCTCATCCCAAAATAG TGCTGACCTCCCTGCCGGCCTTGGCGgtccccccctccacccccaccaaagCCGTGTCCCCCGCCGTGGTGAATGGGCTGGAAATGTCCGAGCAGCGGAGCTGGCTGTACCTGGAGGAGATGgtcaactccctgctgagtacggCGCAGCAGCTCAAGACACTGTTTGAACAGGCCAAGCAGGCCAGCTCGTACCGGGAAGCCGCCGTGGCCCAGGCCCGAGTCCAGGCGGATACAGAGCGCAAGGAG CTTCCAGCACATTCTTCAGAAGTAGGATCCCGAGTCTGGCGTCTGGGTTCATGGAGCATCGGGACACGGCGCTTTCCCACGGCAGCTTGTCGCTGCAGCACAGAGAGGGTCTTAGCCCCGCTGGCTTTTCGTGTGGCCTTCAGGTCGCTGATGGCGTCTTCACTCCGCAGGGGCCCGACCCCAACCTGGCGTAGCTCAGCGTGGCCCCGGAGATGGTCTGCAAGCCAGCTGCAATGCGcaagggtggaggtggaggctggGGTGCGCCGGCCACGCGGGTTTGTTGTTTAA
- the TMEM80 gene encoding transmembrane protein 80 isoform X3 yields the protein MAAARRGRASSTMLSSVSLQMLLCLSGAYDALYFLATLLLIIYKSQVFTYPYPYLVLDLSLLLLTGILEVARLYLGTKGNLTEAEVPLAISLVLTAGGALLSTHFLLWQTLVLQADSILGATRLALHGLEAALQLVAIAAFVS from the exons ATGGCTGCCGCGCGGCGAG GGAGAGCATCGTCCACGATG CTCTCGTCCGTGTCTCTGCAAATGCTGCTCTGCCTGAGTGGGGCGTATGATGCCCTGTATTTCCTGGCCACGCTGCTCCTGATCATATATAAAA GTCAGGTTTTCACTTATCCTTATCCTTACCTGGTGCTCGACCTGAGTCTGCTGCTCCTCACGGGGATTCTGGAAGTGGCTCGGTTATATCTTG GCACCAAGGGCAACCTGACGGAGGCGGAGGTGCCGCTGGCCATCAGCCTGGTCCTTACCGCGGGGGGCGCCCTGCTGTCCACCCACTTCCTGCTCTGGCAGACCCTGGTGCTGCAGGCCGACTCCATCCTCGGTGCCACGCGCCTGGCGCTGCACGGCCTGGAGGCCGCCCTGCAGCTGGTGGCCATTGCCGCCTTCGTCAGCTAG
- the TMEM80 gene encoding transmembrane protein 80 isoform X1, with amino-acid sequence MAAARRGRASSTMLSSVSLQMLLCLSGAYDALYFLATLLLIIYKSQVFTYPYPYLVLDLSLLLLTGILEVARLYLEGPTGVQASGPLCLPRRRRPPSGAPQRAPTVCRSTRTGRAGGDRQLAPRPCTPPGHSSMSRPPAPATPTPTSEDAGTCPCHPRSTAGACGHRWRGRAHTPGAAGGAGHRLPSSSRGSAFPVTDPFVESPVVFYGCAQRTPELPLAQRKIFLEIFF; translated from the exons ATGGCTGCCGCGCGGCGAG GGAGAGCATCGTCCACGATG CTCTCGTCCGTGTCTCTGCAAATGCTGCTCTGCCTGAGTGGGGCGTATGATGCCCTGTATTTCCTGGCCACGCTGCTCCTGATCATATATAAAA GTCAGGTTTTCACTTATCCTTATCCTTACCTGGTGCTCGACCTGAGTCTGCTGCTCCTCACGGGGATTCTGGAAGTGGCTCGGTTATATCTTG AGGGCCCCACCGGGGTGCAGGCCTCCGGCCCTCTCTGCCTCCCGCGCCGCCGCAGGCCACCCTCTGGCGCTCCGCAGCGGGCGCCTACCGTGTGTAGGAGCACCCGCACGGGAAGAGCTGGTGGCGACCGACAGCTGGCTCCCCGGCCCTGCACCCCGCCCGGGCACAGCAGCATGTCCCGCCCACCTGCACCAGCGACGCCGACGCCCACCAGCGAAGACGCAGGCACGTGCCCTTGTCACCCCCGCAGCACTGCGGGGGCCTGTGGGCATCGCTGGCGCGGACGAGCCCACACCCCTGGGGCGGCAGGTGGCGCGGGGCACCGGCTCCCCTCCAGCAGCCGGGGCTCAGCGTTTCCTGTGACTGACCCGTTCGTAGAATCCCCAGTTGTGTTTTACGGGTGTGCCCAACGCACTCCAGAATTGCCCTTAGcccagagaaaaatatttttggaaatttttttttaa
- the TMEM80 gene encoding transmembrane protein 80 isoform X2 — translation MLSSVSLQMLLCLSGAYDALYFLATLLLIIYKSQVFTYPYPYLVLDLSLLLLTGILEVARLYLEGPTGVQASGPLCLPRRRRPPSGAPQRAPTVCRSTRTGRAGGDRQLAPRPCTPPGHSSMSRPPAPATPTPTSEDAGTCPCHPRSTAGACGHRWRGRAHTPGAAGGAGHRLPSSSRGSAFPVTDPFVESPVVFYGCAQRTPELPLAQRKIFLEIFF, via the exons ATG CTCTCGTCCGTGTCTCTGCAAATGCTGCTCTGCCTGAGTGGGGCGTATGATGCCCTGTATTTCCTGGCCACGCTGCTCCTGATCATATATAAAA GTCAGGTTTTCACTTATCCTTATCCTTACCTGGTGCTCGACCTGAGTCTGCTGCTCCTCACGGGGATTCTGGAAGTGGCTCGGTTATATCTTG AGGGCCCCACCGGGGTGCAGGCCTCCGGCCCTCTCTGCCTCCCGCGCCGCCGCAGGCCACCCTCTGGCGCTCCGCAGCGGGCGCCTACCGTGTGTAGGAGCACCCGCACGGGAAGAGCTGGTGGCGACCGACAGCTGGCTCCCCGGCCCTGCACCCCGCCCGGGCACAGCAGCATGTCCCGCCCACCTGCACCAGCGACGCCGACGCCCACCAGCGAAGACGCAGGCACGTGCCCTTGTCACCCCCGCAGCACTGCGGGGGCCTGTGGGCATCGCTGGCGCGGACGAGCCCACACCCCTGGGGCGGCAGGTGGCGCGGGGCACCGGCTCCCCTCCAGCAGCCGGGGCTCAGCGTTTCCTGTGACTGACCCGTTCGTAGAATCCCCAGTTGTGTTTTACGGGTGTGCCCAACGCACTCCAGAATTGCCCTTAGcccagagaaaaatatttttggaaatttttttttaa